In the Euphorbia lathyris chromosome 5, ddEupLath1.1, whole genome shotgun sequence genome, one interval contains:
- the LOC136229713 gene encoding prunin 1 Pru du 6.0101-like gives MAYFSISLCCVLLLLHSCSCVAISSKTECQEIDGLIAREPDIFIPTQTGYAEVWDPNTDYFQCAGVQVTRYTILPNRLGNPFYLNADEMGYVLQGKAILGLIIPGCSQELDGETNECQKILRIQSGDVFVLRAGEVNWFYNDGNETYISIVITRLPSPEPRRGFQLGGSENILSGFSSEFITKAFNINNELATKLRNNMDHRGRIDGGFYLSSSPTTQPCQKQDQQERNYPYNVKDEFLCNINMRIAKLSDPSSADLFIPQVGHLTTVDVHQLPILKSSQLSASYNLLLEDVMRLPHWENSSSIIYVIKGEGQIQVVDDNGNNVFDDIIKEGQLLLVPKYYVFAEQAKCEMFEYVTFKTTANPITSDLSGRNSVINCLPLEVLTNTFSINKEEAQNLKFGRKETSLVKISYDDICEEENT, from the exons ATGGCTTATTTTTCTATTTCTCTCTGCTgtgttcttcttctcctccataGCTGCAGCTGCGTAGCTATTAGCTCTAAAACTGAGTGCCAAGAGATTGATGGTCTCATTGCGAGGGAACCTGATATCTTTATTCCTACACAAACTGGTTATGCCGAAGTCTGGGATCCAAACACGGACTACTTTCAATGTGCTGGTGTACAGGTTACTCGGTACACCATTCTACCCAATCGCCTTGGAAATCCATTCTACCTCAATGCCGATGAAATGGGTTACGTCCTTCAAG GAAAGGCTATACTTGGTTTGATCATTCCTGGATGCTCTCAAGAATTAGATGGTGAGACAAATGAATGTCAAAAGATTCTTCGTATTCAGAGTGGTGACGTGTTTGTTCTCCGCGCCGGAGAAGTTAATTGGTTCTATAATGATGGAAATGAGACTTATATTTCCATTGTTATCACTCGCCTCCCTAGCCCTGAACCCCGCCGT GGCTTCCAATTAGGGGGGTCTGAAAATATATTGAGCGGATTTTCTTCGGAGTTTATCACTAAAGCTTTCAACATCAATAATGAGCTGGCTACAAAACTTCGAAACAATATGGATCATAGGGGTAGAATTGATGGTGGATTTTATTTGTCCAGTTCACCAACTACCCAACCATGTCAAAAACAAGACCAACAAGAGCGAAACTATCCTTACAATGTCAAGGATGAGTTTTTATGCAACATTAACATGAGGATAGCGAAACTGTCTGATCCTTCAAGCGCGGACCTTTTCATCCCCCAAGTTGGACATCTCACAACCGTCGACGTCCACCAACTCCCTATTCTTAAGTCGAGCCAACTCAGCGCTTCTTACAACCTTCTGTTAGAG GATGTTATGAGATTACCCCATTGGGAAAATAGTTCTAGCATAATTTACGTGATAAAAGGTGAAGGTCAGATTCAAGTAGTGGATGACAATGGAAACAATGTATTCGACGATATTATAAAGGAAGGACAACTCCTCCTAGTGCCGAAGTACTACGTGTTTGCGGAACAAGCAAAGTGTGAGATGTTTGAATATGTTACCTTCAAGACCACCGCCAACCCAATCACCTCTGATCTTTCTGGTCGAAACTCAGTCATTAATTGCTTGCCGTTGGAGGTTCTTACAAATACATTCAGCATTAACAAGGAAGAAGCTCAGAATTTGAAATTTGGACGTAAAGAGACATCCTTAGTTAAAATATCATATGATGATATATGTGAAGAGGAAAACACATAA